The Terriglobia bacterium sequence CGAAGCATCCACGCCGACTACGGATGCGCAGCGCCGGGCGAAGTGGAGAGCAAAAGCTCCAGTGTTGGTGAAGCAGTCCAGACCGCGTCCCGATGCATAGCCGCGCGCCGCGAGCCGGTTGTCCCCCTGATCCAGGAAGAATCCCGTCTTCTGGCCGTGAGCGAGGTCGACCCAGAAACGAACCCCTCCTTCGGAGATCCGCACCTGCTCCGGCACCTCCCCCCACAGGACGCCGCGGCATTCCTCGAGCCCTTCGAGCCGGCGCGCCTTGACGTCATTCCGTTCCAGCACCCCGACAGGATTCAGCGAGTCGCGCAGGATGTCCACCAACAGGCTCTTGAGGACTTCTGCGGTGCTGGACAGGGTCTGCAGCACCAGGTAGTCCCCGTAGCGGTCGACCACTACCGACGGGAGGGAATCCGCCTCGCCGAATATCAGACGGCATGCCGCTTCCGGCTGCAGGCGCCCGTGGCGCCGTTCGATCGACTGGCGGACGCGATCGCGGATCAACGCCACTGTGGGCGGCTCAGTGTCCCGTGACAGAAGGCGCAACCGGATTTGAGAGTGCGGGCTGTAGAACGCAAACCCAAGAACGTTGTGCGCCGCGTCCCGTACCCTGACAATGGGCGCCGGCGACAGGGGCGCGGCGGCGACATGGCCCCTGTAGACCCACAGGTGTCCCCGGCGCAGACGCTGGGCGCCTTCAGCGGATACCTCTACTTCGCCGTGAGTTGCAAACAAATCTGCTTCCGTCATTATCAGCCTGTGGGCTTCTCCAATGGGAAGGCCTGGCGCACATGCTGCAGGGCCTGCTCGCGGGTCAGCTGCGGGTTTTCCAGTTGCAGGTCCTCGACACCCTCCAGGATCTGCCGAAAGAGCGGGCCCGGCAGATAACCCATGTCGATGAGATCGTCGCCGGAAATGAGACGAGGAGGCGGCGCTGGCTCCTGTTTCAGCTCTTCGTGCTTTTTCCTGGCAAACAAGTAACTGTCAAGGCTGCCGTGGCTGCTCAGGCAGTCGACGCGATGCAGTTCGAGATGGGTCTCGAAGTCAGGCCGGCGCAGAAATCTCTTCAGCGTACTCGGGCGCATCTTATGAATATTCATGAAGCGCAAGTGATCCTCAACCAATTCGACGACCAGCTCGATATCCTGATTGGACATGCGCAGGCGCCGGCAAATCTCCTCC is a genomic window containing:
- a CDS encoding class I SAM-dependent rRNA methyltransferase: MTEADLFATHGEVEVSAEGAQRLRRGHLWVYRGHVAAAPLSPAPIVRVRDAAHNVLGFAFYSPHSQIRLRLLSRDTEPPTVALIRDRVRQSIERRHGRLQPEAACRLIFGEADSLPSVVVDRYGDYLVLQTLSSTAEVLKSLLVDILRDSLNPVGVLERNDVKARRLEGLEECRGVLWGEVPEQVRISEGGVRFWVDLAHGQKTGFFLDQGDNRLAARGYASGRGLDCFTNTGAFALHFARRCASVVGVDASAEALAQARRNAELNGLQNVEFQEGNVFDYLREREKAGDRFNTICLDPPAFAKNRSALRAARGGYKEINLRAMKLLAPEGILVTSSCSYHLSEADFSELLHQASQDAHRRVQVLERRAQGTDHPILLGMPETHYLKCFILRVL